A single window of Sphingobacteriales bacterium DNA harbors:
- a CDS encoding GNAT family N-acetyltransferase: MQLRKASHADADKIWEILQQAIEQRRLDGSEQWQNGYPNQQTIYNDIENNNGYVVVEDVTIIAYAAIIFDIEPAYNNIVGQWLSNEKYVVIHRVATANSVKGKGVATKLFGLIEAMALNNNIFSIKVDTNFDNIPMLKILDKLGYTYCGEVFFNGSARKAFEKVLK; the protein is encoded by the coding sequence ATGCAACTCAGAAAAGCAAGTCATGCTGATGCTGACAAAATTTGGGAAATTCTTCAACAGGCAATTGAACAAAGACGGTTAGATGGAAGTGAACAATGGCAAAATGGCTATCCAAATCAGCAAACAATATATAACGACATTGAAAATAACAATGGCTATGTAGTTGTTGAAGATGTCACAATTATTGCCTATGCTGCAATAATATTTGATATAGAACCAGCATACAATAATATAGTTGGACAATGGCTAAGCAACGAAAAATATGTAGTTATTCATCGTGTGGCTACTGCAAACTCAGTAAAAGGAAAAGGTGTTGCTACTAAACTCTTTGGTTTAATTGAAGCAATGGCTCTAAACAACAATATTTTTAGTATAAAAGTGGACACCAATTTCGATAATATTCCTATGCTAAAAATATTAGATAAACTAGGCTATACTTATTGTGGCGAAGTATTCTTTAATGGTTCTGCAAGAAAAGCTTTCGAAAAAGTATTAAAATAA
- a CDS encoding TlpA family protein disulfide reductase, with the protein MIFLSACRTINTKTEIIHNIVDFNGYKKYIEEQKDVLLLVNFWATWCKPCVEELPYFIKANQTYQNKDFKILFVSLDRAADFETRVLPFAQQKKMQTDLLLLNDVKNMNTWISAINPNWTGAIPATILYQNGKQIYFHEGQLSEKELNQLINKFYKMKKVQ; encoded by the coding sequence ATGATATTTCTTAGTGCTTGTAGGACAATAAATACAAAAACAGAAATCATACATAATATTGTCGATTTTAATGGATACAAAAAATACATTGAAGAACAAAAAGATGTTTTACTTTTGGTAAATTTTTGGGCAACTTGGTGTAAGCCATGTGTAGAAGAACTGCCATATTTTATAAAAGCCAATCAAACCTATCAAAACAAAGATTTTAAAATATTATTTGTATCATTAGATAGGGCAGCAGATTTTGAAACAAGAGTGTTGCCATTTGCGCAACAAAAAAAAATGCAAACAGATTTGCTTTTACTCAATGATGTGAAAAATATGAATACTTGGATAAGTGCAATTAACCCAAATTGGACTGGCGCCATTCCTGCAACAATTTTATACCAAAATGGAAAGCAAATTTATTTTCATGAAGGTCAATTATCAGAAAAAGAACTAAATCAACTAATTAATAAATTTTATAAGATGAAAAAAGTACAATAA
- the aceB gene encoding malate synthase A — MAQYPTLEGVEIKGAYKPEWAEIITPEALAFFVKLQRKYNSRRLELLQKRVDRQVRLDAGELPDFLPETKEIRETEWTVAPCPADIQDRRVEITGPVDRKMIINALNSGAKVFMADFEDSNAPTWENNIQGQVNLRDANKGTISFVNEANGKEYKLNPEHAALFVRPRGWHLLEKHVIVDGQEASGGIWDFALYFFHNAKQRLEQGKGTYFYLPKMESHLEARLWNDIFNDAEDDLSVPRGTIKATVLIETIVATFELNEILYELRDHSAGLNCGRWDYIFSFIKRTVKNKQFLVPDRMQVTMTTHFLKSYSELVIQTCHKRGAFAMGGMAAQIPIKDNPEANEVALAKVRADKEREAKAGHDGTWVAHPGLVQIAMDEFNKYMPTPNQIHVKREDVNVSAADLLQVPVGTITLGGLKNNIDVGIQYLEAWLRGNGCVPIHNLMEDAATAEISRTQVWQWVHHDDAKLDDGTKVTAELVQKLIDEQKQAYKATLGDKYADSKFDLATELFTKMSLQDTLEEFLTLEAYNYID; from the coding sequence ATGGCACAATATCCAACTTTAGAAGGTGTAGAAATTAAAGGTGCATACAAACCAGAATGGGCAGAAATTATCACACCTGAAGCATTAGCATTTTTTGTTAAATTACAAAGAAAATATAACAGCAGAAGACTTGAACTCTTGCAAAAAAGAGTAGACAGACAAGTAAGATTAGACGCAGGAGAATTACCTGATTTTTTACCAGAAACAAAAGAAATCAGAGAAACAGAATGGACTGTTGCGCCTTGTCCTGCTGATATCCAAGACCGTAGAGTAGAAATTACAGGACCAGTTGATAGAAAAATGATTATCAATGCGTTAAACTCAGGTGCTAAAGTATTCATGGCAGACTTTGAAGACTCAAATGCACCAACTTGGGAAAACAATATCCAAGGACAAGTGAACTTGAGAGATGCGAACAAAGGCACAATTTCATTTGTAAACGAAGCAAACGGAAAAGAATATAAATTAAATCCAGAACATGCAGCATTATTTGTTCGTCCACGTGGATGGCATTTATTAGAAAAGCATGTAATCGTTGATGGTCAAGAAGCAAGTGGTGGTATCTGGGATTTTGCATTATATTTCTTCCACAATGCAAAACAAAGATTAGAGCAAGGAAAAGGCACATACTTCTATCTTCCAAAAATGGAATCACATTTAGAAGCAAGATTATGGAATGATATATTTAATGACGCTGAAGATGATTTAAGCGTACCAAGAGGCACTATTAAAGCAACAGTATTAATAGAAACTATCGTTGCAACATTTGAGCTAAACGAAATACTATATGAACTAAGAGACCACTCTGCTGGTTTAAATTGTGGACGTTGGGATTATATTTTCTCTTTCATCAAACGTACAGTAAAAAACAAACAATTCTTAGTACCAGATAGAATGCAAGTAACAATGACTACGCATTTCTTAAAATCATACTCAGAATTAGTAATACAAACATGTCACAAACGTGGTGCATTTGCAATGGGTGGAATGGCAGCACAAATTCCAATTAAAGACAATCCAGAAGCAAACGAAGTAGCATTGGCAAAAGTAAGAGCAGATAAAGAAAGAGAAGCAAAAGCTGGACACGATGGTACTTGGGTAGCACATCCAGGATTGGTACAAATTGCCATGGATGAATTTAATAAATACATGCCAACACCAAATCAAATCCATGTAAAAAGAGAAGATGTAAATGTGTCTGCTGCAGATTTGTTGCAAGTACCAGTAGGTACTATCACATTAGGTGGATTAAAAAATAACATCGATGTAGGCATACAATATTTAGAAGCATGGTTGCGTGGCAATGGTTGCGTTCCTATTCATAATTTGATGGAAGATGCTGCAACAGCAGAAATTTCTAGAACACAAGTATGGCAATGGGTACACCATGATGATGCAAAATTAGATGATGGAACAAAAGTTACTGCAGAGTTAGTTCAAAAACTAATTGATGAACAAAAACAAGCATACAAAGCTACTTTAGGCGATAAATATGCAGATTCTAAATTTGATTTAGCAACAGAACTATTTACAAAAATGAGCTTACAAGATACACTTGAAGAGTTCTTAACTTTAGAAGCATACAACTACATAGATTAA
- the mutS gene encoding DNA mismatch repair protein MutS, with the protein MSTAKVEKETPLMQQFNKIKQKYPDAILLFRVGDFYETFGSDAVKAADVLGIVLTKRANGSQKDLELAGFPFHAVDTYLPKLVKAGYRVAICEQLEDPKSTKGIVKRGVTELITPGVTINDKILDHKSNNFLASVFYENEQVGVAFLDISTGEFFVAQGNVDYLDKLLQSYTPSEVVFPKHQQKKFNANYANKYHIYAIDDWVYQDDFLEKKLLQHFQVQTLKGFGLDNIPIGIKAAGACLHYLNEAEHKSLEHITQINRIENNNYVWLDRFTARNLELIHTMHENGVSLLNVLDKTVAPMGSRMMKRWIAMPLKNKSSIDERLNAVEFLIKEQEIAHQLIQNIKIIGDLERIISKVSLSKISPRELNQLKKALFAIEDIKNTCTQTKHITLNKIGEQINLCTSVKEKIDSTIEEQAPVAIQKGNTIKNGVSKELDELRVISTSGKDYLTQLQNSEIEKTGISSLKIGFNNVFGYFLEVRNTHKDKVPTEWIRKQTLVNAERYITPELKIYEEKILGAEEKILNIEEAIFNELVQYISDYVKVIQLNAYLIAQLDCLLSFAHIAQKNNYRKPNINDDNTLKIKEGRHPVIEQQLPLGEQYIPNDVFLDNDSQQIIIITGPNMSGKSAILRQTALIVLMAQMGSFVPAQFAEIGIIDKLFTRVGASDNLSLGESTFMVEMIETASIINNITEKSLVLLDEIGRGTSTYDGISIAWSLVEYLHNNKIAKPKTMFATHYHELNELADKFERIKNYNVAVQESNNKVVFLRKLVEGGSGHSFGIHVAKMAGLPNSIINRANEILLELENNRNISSDISQTLKKLPENQNFQLNMFSMDDPRLLKLKEVIEKVDINSITPVEALLKLNELRKLL; encoded by the coding sequence ATGAGTACAGCAAAAGTTGAGAAGGAAACGCCATTAATGCAACAGTTTAATAAGATTAAACAAAAATATCCTGATGCTATTTTATTATTTAGAGTAGGTGATTTCTACGAAACTTTTGGCTCAGATGCAGTAAAGGCAGCAGATGTTTTGGGTATTGTGCTTACCAAACGCGCCAATGGTTCTCAAAAAGATTTAGAATTAGCAGGATTTCCTTTTCATGCTGTAGATACTTATTTACCTAAGTTAGTAAAAGCAGGTTATCGTGTAGCTATCTGTGAGCAACTCGAAGACCCTAAATCTACTAAAGGTATTGTAAAAAGAGGCGTTACTGAGTTGATAACGCCAGGCGTTACCATCAATGATAAAATATTAGACCATAAGAGTAATAATTTTTTAGCTTCAGTATTTTATGAAAATGAGCAAGTAGGTGTTGCATTTTTAGATATATCTACTGGTGAGTTTTTTGTAGCACAAGGCAATGTAGATTATTTAGACAAACTATTGCAAAGCTACACACCATCAGAAGTTGTTTTTCCAAAACATCAACAGAAAAAGTTTAATGCAAACTATGCCAATAAATACCATATCTACGCCATTGATGATTGGGTATATCAAGATGATTTTTTAGAGAAAAAACTATTGCAACATTTTCAAGTACAAACGCTCAAAGGCTTTGGTTTAGATAATATCCCAATTGGCATCAAAGCAGCTGGCGCATGTTTGCATTATTTGAATGAAGCTGAGCATAAATCTTTAGAACACATTACGCAGATAAATAGAATTGAGAACAACAATTATGTTTGGCTAGATAGATTTACAGCACGCAACTTAGAACTAATACATACCATGCACGAAAATGGCGTGTCTTTGTTAAATGTTTTAGATAAAACTGTTGCGCCAATGGGCAGCAGAATGATGAAGCGTTGGATAGCCATGCCTTTGAAAAATAAATCATCAATAGATGAAAGATTAAATGCTGTAGAATTTTTAATAAAGGAACAAGAAATTGCTCATCAATTAATTCAAAATATTAAGATAATCGGAGATTTAGAAAGAATCATTTCTAAAGTTTCTTTATCTAAAATATCGCCACGCGAGCTTAATCAACTTAAAAAAGCATTGTTTGCCATTGAAGATATTAAGAATACATGTACGCAAACAAAGCATATCACATTAAATAAAATTGGTGAGCAAATCAATCTATGTACTTCAGTAAAAGAAAAGATTGATAGTACGATTGAGGAACAAGCACCAGTTGCTATTCAGAAAGGAAATACAATAAAGAATGGCGTGTCTAAAGAATTGGATGAGCTACGTGTTATATCTACTTCAGGTAAAGATTATCTTACACAATTACAAAATTCTGAAATAGAAAAAACAGGAATATCTTCTTTGAAAATTGGTTTTAATAATGTGTTTGGATATTTTTTAGAAGTAAGAAACACACATAAAGATAAAGTGCCAACAGAATGGATACGCAAGCAAACATTGGTAAATGCAGAAAGATACATTACACCAGAATTGAAAATTTATGAAGAAAAAATTTTAGGAGCAGAAGAGAAAATATTAAATATTGAAGAAGCTATTTTTAATGAATTGGTGCAATACATTAGTGATTATGTAAAAGTAATACAACTTAATGCATATCTCATTGCACAATTAGATTGTTTGTTGTCATTTGCACATATTGCTCAAAAAAATAATTATAGAAAACCTAATATTAATGATGATAATACTTTAAAGATTAAAGAAGGTAGGCATCCAGTTATTGAGCAACAATTACCTTTGGGCGAACAATATATTCCAAATGATGTGTTTTTGGATAATGATTCACAACAAATTATTATCATCACTGGACCAAATATGAGTGGAAAATCAGCGATACTCAGGCAGACAGCATTGATAGTTTTGATGGCACAAATGGGAAGTTTTGTGCCTGCACAATTTGCAGAAATTGGCATTATAGATAAATTGTTTACTAGAGTAGGTGCAAGTGATAATCTATCTTTGGGCGAATCTACATTTATGGTAGAAATGATAGAAACAGCAAGTATTATTAATAATATCACAGAAAAAAGCTTGGTGTTGCTAGATGAAATCGGTCGTGGTACATCTACGTATGATGGTATTTCTATTGCTTGGAGTTTAGTAGAATATCTTCATAATAATAAGATTGCAAAACCTAAAACTATGTTTGCAACACATTACCATGAGTTGAATGAATTAGCTGATAAATTTGAACGTATCAAAAATTATAATGTTGCAGTACAAGAATCGAATAATAAGGTTGTTTTTCTAAGGAAATTGGTAGAAGGTGGAAGTGGACATAGTTTTGGTATACATGTAGCAAAAATGGCTGGTTTGCCAAATAGTATCATCAATAGAGCAAATGAAATTTTACTTGAATTAGAAAATAATAGAAATATATCTTCTGATATTTCTCAAACATTAAAGAAACTACCAGAAAATCAGAATTTCCAATTGAATATGTTTTCGATGGATGATCCACGATTATTGAAACTCAAAGAAGTAATAGAAAAAGTTGATATCAATTCAATTACACCAGTTGAAGCTTTACTTAAGCTAAATGAATTGAGAAAATTACTTTAA
- a CDS encoding thioredoxin family protein translates to MTLFVVLSVAACKPKTEKQTAETKTATVVPTEGYKIGDEATDFSLKNIDDKMVSLANYPDAKGFIVIFTCNHCPYAIAYEDRIIALDKKYKALGHPVIATNPNDPEAHEEASFDKMKIRAKEKGFTFPYLFDDGQTIFPQYGATKTPHIFVLNKENGKNIVKYIGAIDNNYENADDVTEKYVEAAVDALIAGQPIKTETTLAVGCSVKTK, encoded by the coding sequence ATGACATTGTTTGTTGTGTTGAGTGTTGCAGCATGCAAACCAAAAACAGAAAAACAAACAGCAGAAACAAAAACAGCAACAGTAGTGCCAACTGAAGGCTATAAAATTGGTGATGAAGCTACAGATTTTTCGCTTAAAAATATTGATGACAAAATGGTTTCTTTAGCCAATTACCCAGATGCAAAAGGATTTATTGTAATTTTTACTTGTAATCATTGTCCATATGCTATTGCCTATGAAGATAGAATTATTGCATTAGATAAAAAATATAAAGCATTGGGCCATCCAGTTATTGCCACCAATCCCAACGATCCTGAAGCACATGAAGAAGCTAGTTTTGATAAGATGAAAATAAGAGCCAAAGAAAAAGGATTTACATTTCCATATTTGTTTGATGATGGACAAACAATATTTCCACAATATGGTGCTACCAAAACACCACATATCTTTGTGTTAAATAAAGAAAACGGAAAAAATATTGTGAAATATATAGGAGCAATAGATAATAACTATGAGAATGCTGATGATGTAACAGAGAAATATGTAGAAGCAGCAGTAGATGCATTGATTGCAGGACAGCCAATAAAAACAGAAACTACTTTAGCAGTAGGTTGTAGTGTTAAGACAAAATAG
- a CDS encoding type II toxin-antitoxin system RelE/ParE family toxin, producing MKVIITEEAEQSLDEIIEYLRIHWNQNVIDKFISNIQLTIQRIQKFPKSFPVSPFIDAQRALVSKQIIMLFKIEGNVLIIYLFWDARQNPQKLNIK from the coding sequence ATGAAAGTAATTATTACTGAAGAAGCAGAACAATCTTTAGATGAAATTATTGAATACTTAAGAATACATTGGAATCAAAATGTAATTGATAAATTTATATCTAACATTCAACTTACAATTCAAAGAATACAAAAATTTCCAAAAAGCTTTCCAGTATCGCCATTCATAGATGCACAGCGTGCATTAGTTTCCAAACAAATTATAATGTTATTCAAAATAGAAGGTAATGTATTAATCATTTACTTATTTTGGGATGCACGTCAAAATCCACAAAAACTTAATATAAAATAG
- a CDS encoding DUF1295 domain-containing protein translates to MSIDKFVLYWIIFGIILFPVQFFISAPYGRHTNKSFGLLIPNKIGWFFMESWALLTFIIVYAKYFNTNMYSLFFGAVYALHYVNRGIIYPLRTKTDGKKIPLSVSLSAMLFNSVNAALNAYFLGVICKYADNYFLKWNFIVGLVLFVLGIYINNKSDNMLIALRKPGETGYKIPNGFLFKYISCPNLFGEMVEWLGYALMTFNLASLSFFIWTVANLLPRAYHHHKWYLEHFKDYPKERKAVFPFVF, encoded by the coding sequence ATGAGTATAGATAAATTTGTTTTGTATTGGATAATTTTTGGAATCATATTGTTTCCTGTTCAATTTTTTATTTCTGCACCTTATGGCCGTCATACTAATAAATCATTTGGATTACTAATTCCAAATAAAATAGGTTGGTTTTTTATGGAATCTTGGGCATTGCTCACTTTTATAATTGTGTATGCAAAGTATTTTAATACAAATATGTATTCCTTGTTTTTTGGTGCAGTTTATGCTTTGCATTATGTAAATAGAGGAATTATCTATCCATTGCGAACAAAAACTGATGGAAAGAAAATTCCGTTGTCTGTTTCATTATCTGCTATGTTGTTTAATTCTGTGAATGCTGCCTTAAATGCATATTTTTTAGGTGTGATTTGCAAATACGCTGATAATTATTTTTTGAAATGGAATTTTATTGTAGGATTGGTGCTTTTTGTTCTTGGTATTTATATTAATAATAAATCTGATAATATGTTGATTGCCTTGCGTAAGCCTGGAGAAACTGGTTATAAAATTCCTAATGGTTTTTTGTTTAAGTATATTTCTTGTCCAAATTTATTTGGAGAAATGGTGGAGTGGTTAGGTTATGCATTAATGACGTTCAATTTAGCTTCTTTATCATTTTTTATTTGGACTGTTGCCAATTTATTGCCACGTGCATATCATCATCATAAATGGTATTTAGAGCATTTTAAAGATTATCCTAAAGAAAGAAAAGCGGTGTTTCCTTTTGTTTTTTAG
- a CDS encoding VWA domain-containing protein, with protein sequence MKKSNFLFLSIIATALMFFTLSAKKSSTTRQTPDNNDEQNKVTVNTTVSDSLVYNGKNFAETKKGKINLGAGFQNDYYMNDQKEGFFYTEVKADKFVNENNKRLPLNISLVIDRSGSMSGDKIRYVKDAAKFVIDNLTKDDIVSIIIYDDEVEVLQAATKVENKQLIKNKINTITDRGSTNLTGGMLKGYAEVKSNFKQGYINRVLLLSDGLANEGITDPIQIQKIVSTKNKEDGISLSTFGVGNDYNEDLMTSMAEQGTGNYYFIDSPDKIPSIFEKELKGLMTVVAQNVSLEIQIPANVEIQKVYGYKYEKTGNTLKVNFRDVFSEEVKGILIKYKITNNATNPISFTAKVAYDDATSFKNENLNITIAQQFTENNKLYIASNQEKIHQQITLFEANENLENAMREVDKGNYEEAKKIMETNKTYLSTKKGLVEKSEELQKLNDVNLNYDSRVKEAESMSVDEIKFMQKSSKSQSYQIKNKK encoded by the coding sequence ATGAAGAAATCAAATTTTTTATTCTTAAGTATTATCGCAACAGCATTAATGTTTTTTACATTAAGCGCAAAAAAATCTAGCACAACAAGGCAAACACCAGACAACAATGATGAACAAAATAAAGTTACGGTAAATACTACTGTATCTGATAGTTTAGTGTACAACGGAAAAAACTTTGCTGAAACAAAAAAAGGCAAAATAAACTTAGGCGCAGGATTCCAAAACGACTACTATATGAATGACCAAAAAGAAGGTTTTTTCTATACTGAAGTGAAAGCAGATAAATTTGTAAACGAAAACAATAAAAGATTACCACTAAATATTTCTTTAGTAATAGATAGAAGTGGCTCTATGAGTGGCGATAAAATTAGATATGTAAAAGATGCAGCAAAATTTGTGATTGATAACTTAACAAAAGATGATATTGTATCTATAATAATTTATGATGACGAAGTAGAAGTATTACAAGCTGCTACAAAAGTTGAAAATAAACAATTAATAAAAAATAAAATAAATACAATTACAGACAGAGGCTCTACCAACCTTACTGGTGGAATGTTAAAAGGATATGCCGAAGTAAAATCAAATTTCAAACAAGGATACATCAACAGAGTACTTTTATTATCTGATGGTTTAGCTAACGAAGGCATTACAGATCCTATCCAAATTCAGAAAATTGTATCTACAAAAAATAAAGAAGATGGCATTTCACTTTCAACATTTGGCGTTGGCAATGATTACAACGAAGACTTAATGACATCGATGGCTGAGCAAGGTACAGGAAATTATTATTTCATAGATTCTCCAGATAAAATTCCAAGTATTTTTGAAAAAGAACTGAAAGGTTTAATGACTGTAGTTGCACAAAATGTTTCTTTAGAAATTCAAATTCCAGCAAATGTAGAAATACAAAAAGTATATGGTTACAAATACGAAAAAACGGGCAACACATTGAAAGTGAATTTCAGAGATGTTTTTTCAGAAGAAGTAAAAGGAATATTGATTAAATACAAAATTACAAACAACGCAACCAATCCTATTTCGTTTACAGCAAAAGTAGCTTATGATGATGCAACATCATTTAAAAATGAAAACTTAAACATCACTATAGCACAACAATTTACAGAAAACAACAAATTATACATAGCTAGCAACCAAGAAAAAATCCATCAACAAATTACACTATTTGAGGCAAATGAAAATCTTGAAAATGCAATGAGAGAAGTAGATAAAGGCAACTACGAAGAAGCTAAGAAAATAATGGAAACCAACAAGACCTATCTTTCTACAAAAAAAGGATTAGTTGAAAAATCAGAAGAGTTACAAAAATTAAATGATGTGAACTTAAACTATGATTCTCGTGTAAAAGAAGCAGAAAGCATGAGTGTTGATGAAATAAAATTCATGCAAAAAAGTTCAAAAAGTCAATCTTATCAAATAAAAAATAAGAAGTAA
- a CDS encoding Eco47II family restriction endonuclease gives MANKYVNFISDEHLLYSIENLHKAYLKAKNNISKKSFYSNKIDIIKLTFDAKFNSISENNLIQSEILRQIDKSINNSIGTFHEQILGGINGYEVGNMSGFDIKATDNTLFADIKNKHNTMNSSSAEALFQKLARYADDNKKAKCYWVQILAKGSFNEHWKGEINGKEYSHSRVYKISGDQFYALLTKQDDALFQLYKALPTAINDYLKLAKDENKVKENSALEEITTEIEKSKRSIIDQITFENYSYYLGFDKL, from the coding sequence ATGGCAAATAAATATGTGAATTTTATCTCAGATGAACATTTGTTGTATTCCATTGAGAATTTACACAAAGCTTATTTGAAAGCTAAAAATAATATATCAAAAAAGAGTTTTTATAGTAATAAAATAGATATTATCAAATTGACTTTTGATGCAAAGTTTAACAGCATTAGTGAAAATAACTTAATCCAATCTGAAATTCTTCGTCAGATAGATAAATCAATAAACAATTCAATAGGAACATTTCATGAACAAATTTTAGGTGGAATAAATGGCTATGAAGTTGGCAATATGAGTGGTTTTGATATTAAAGCAACTGACAATACACTTTTTGCTGATATTAAAAACAAGCATAACACTATGAATAGTAGTTCTGCTGAAGCATTATTTCAAAAATTAGCTCGTTATGCAGACGATAATAAGAAAGCCAAATGTTATTGGGTTCAAATACTAGCAAAAGGAAGTTTTAACGAACATTGGAAAGGTGAAATAAATGGTAAAGAATATAGCCATAGTCGTGTTTATAAAATTTCTGGTGACCAATTTTACGCATTACTTACCAAACAAGATGATGCACTTTTTCAACTATATAAAGCATTACCAACAGCAATTAATGACTATTTAAAATTAGCAAAAGATGAAAACAAAGTAAAAGAAAATTCAGCTTTGGAGGAAATAACTACTGAAATCGAAAAATCCAAACGTTCAATCATTGATCAAATTACGTTTGAGAATTACAGCTATTATTTAGGATTTGACAAGCTATAA